One window of the Corticium candelabrum chromosome 7, ooCorCand1.1, whole genome shotgun sequence genome contains the following:
- the LOC134181823 gene encoding uncharacterized protein LOC134181823, whose product MPVRGLFKLLLQVTFFSSFSCFTISRSTAIPAADKENITLSVILPFGGDTWCQGHNIRPAVEMARDSINNNRTRYQLSVKYFDGQCNLAEGVRSFMESILLESEKQQMVGFIGPGCSSSAIPISKLSTKHYHLISLSYGAEASELASSTNYPYFLTIAPQAKHIQRAQLDFMKANEWKRFAVIVQSDYFEFSVETFWKDIADDTFFDSKEVTLINSYPSGEKWNSSAVVKQLKDKDIRIIIANVIESDALSLMCEAKHQGLTRCLSGKAYVWVLPGWYDFDWYKGGSCRHEINLTNCTPEDVKEAIDGYFAVKNQFYTSEQNSSLIAGGMTTVGQWKSDYVSYLKKYENELKEKKKLKEEEVLVRGDYATYTYDAMITWAIALDQYLEDGNRLDFINVDNDKASLRLKDIMSKEVQFHGISGYVDFESNTRRTTLSVISQFVNDDFKDIGYYNITPRHVQMNPHQNINWDKFCGKKVPDGSQAFQTYHCNRLDALAAWLDGCAYAVALVSSAAFAVVFFILIILFMIYRRKYALTKKRMLELGLFDHGMTRRSTLLFLDEFEIPRTKLKLNRKLGEGCFGAVYGGEGVGVVDGEDRTPIAIKTLRPEADAEEKLVFLEEAQTMKQLKNDNIVSLLGVCTKDEPICIVMELMVYGDLKSYLLSHRHSLQSEDLYNIATDVVRGVQYLHSRQLIHRDIASRNCLVTLNRLTKLGDFGMTREVGDGTDYYRYSKMGLLPIRWMAPESLCDGLFTFASDVWSFGVLLYEIITMGGFPYQGYSNHEVVEKVPNGLRIDLPPSCPAEFCSLVHKCWSSANLRASPDDIVVIMQKTDHSLMFTPCTDAQPEIISATDTTAGYSKERWMRGSSSQSRRKGKNDAHNIYKLPWQWKSAETLVAKRKTLQRPLSSSISLDPTSFRRNSSKFAMAAAGSQRGINRYSSLRVSFQESRLKKCVSAETTV is encoded by the exons ATGCCTGTACGTGGGTTGTTCAAGCTGTTACTGCAGGTTACATTCTTCAGTTCTTTTTCATGTTTTACTATTTCCAGATCTACTGCTATTCCAGCTGCAG ACAAAGAAAACATTACACTGAGTGTCATTCTACCTTTTGGTGGAGACACATGGTGCCAAGGTCACAACATTCGTCCTGCAGTTGAAATGGCAAGGGATTCCATCAACAATAATAGGACACGTTACCAGCTGTCAGTTAAGTACTTTGATGGACAGTGCAACCTGGCTGAAGGAGTACGCTCTTTTATGGAGAGCATACTACTAGAAAGTGAAAAGCAACAGATGGTTGGTTTTATTGGTCCTGGTTGCTCTAGTTCAGCAATACCAATCAGTAAATTGtcaacaaaacattatcatttGATCAGCCTTTCGTATGGAGCTGAGGCTTCTGAATTGGCAAGTAGCACAAACTATCCTTACTTCTTGACAATAGCACCACAAGCAAAGCACATCCAGCGGGCTCAGTTGGATTTCATGAAAGCGAATGAATGGAAACGTTTCGCTGTTATTGTCCAAAGTGATTATTTCGAATTTTCAGTTGAGACTTTTTGGAAGGACATAGCGGATGATACCTTTTTTGATTCGAAAGAAGTAACACTGATTAATTCTTACCCTAGTGGTGAAAAGTGGAATTCAAGTGCAGTTGTAAAACAGCTGAAAGACAAAGATATAAGAATCATCATTGCAAATGTGATTGAGAGTGATGCTCTTTCTTTAATGTGTGAAGCCAAACACCAA GGTCTGACAAGATGTTTATCTGGCAAGGCTTATGTGTGGGTGCTACCAGGTTGGTACGACTTTGATTGGTATAAGGGAGGCTCATGTAGACATGAAATTAATCTAACAAATTGCACACCAGAGGACGTAAAAGAGGCCATTGATGGCTATTTCGCGGTGAAAAACCAGTTTTACACTTCAGAACAAAACAGCAGCCTGATTGCAGGTGGGATGACAACAGTGGGCCAATGGAAATCTGATTATGTATCATATCTGAAA AAATATGAGAATGAACTGAAGGAAAAGAAAAAACTAAAAGAAGAAGAGGTGTTAGTTCGAGGAGACTATGCTACATACACATATGACGCTATGATAACATGGGCCATTGCTTTGGATCAGTATCTTGAAGATGGGAATAGACTCGATTTTATTAATGTGGACAACGACAAAGCAAG TTTGAGACTAAAGGACATTATGTCTAAGGAAGTTCAGTTTCATGGAATATCAGGGTATGTTGATTTTGAAAGCAACACTCGAAGAACAACTTTATCTGTAATAAGCCAGTTTGTAAATGATGACTTTAAAGACATTGGTTATTACAACATTACCCCTCGACATGTGCAAATGAATCCTCATCAAAACATTAACTGGGATAAGTTTTGTGGGAAGAAAGTGCCAGATGGGAGTCAGGCGTTTC AGACATATCATTGTAACAGACTTGATGCGCTTGCAGCATGGCTAGACGGGTGTGCATATGCAGTTGCTCTGGTTTCTTCTGCAG CATTTGCTGTTGTCTTTTTCATCTTGATCATTCTATTCATGAT CTATCGTAGAAAGTATGCATTAACCAAAAAGAGGATGCTAGAATTAGGGCTCTTTGATCATGGAATGACACGACGGTCTACCTTGTTGTTTTTGGATGAGTTTGAAATTCCTCGAACCAAATTGAAGTTAAATCGTAAGCTGGGTGAAGGTTGCTTTGGAGCCGTGTATGGAGGGGAAGGTGTTGGGGTAGTGGATGGTGAGGACAGAACTCCAATAGCAATAAAGACACTCAGGCCAGAAGCAGATGCCGAGGAAAAG TTAGTTTTTTTGGAAGAAGCTCAAACTATGAAGCAGTTGAAGAACGACAACATAGTGTCACTATTGGGTGTCTGCACTAAGGATGAACCTATTTGTATTGTGATGGAGCTGATGGTTTATGGAGACTTGAAGTCATACCTGTTGTCACACAGG CACAGTTTACAGTCAGAGGACTTGTACAACATAGCAACTGATGTTGTAAGAGGTGTCCAGTATTTGCACTCAAGGCAGCTCATTCACAG AGACATTGCATCAAGAAACTGTTTGGTGACATTGAATAGATTAACAAAGCTAGGAGACTTTGGAATGACACGAGAGGTTGGAGATGGAACTGATTACTACAGATACAGCAAAATGG GGCTCTTACCTATTCGTTGGATGGCACCTGAGTCATTGTGCGATGGTTTATTCACTTTTGCGAGTGACGTGTGGAGTTTTGGTGTTCTTCTGTATGAAATCATTACTATGGGTGGCTTTCCATATCAAGGCTATTCTAATCATGAGGTGGTGGAGAAAGTTCCTAATGGTCTAAGAATTGATCTTCCCCCATCATGCCCAGCCGAATT CTGTTCTCTTGTACACAAGTGCTGGTCTTCTGCAAATTTGCGGGCAAGCCCAGATGATATTGTCGTCATCATGCAGAAGACTGATCATTCACTTATGTTCACGCCTTGCACAGATGCCCAGCCAGAAATAATCAGTGCTACTGACACTACAGCT GGTTACAGCAAAGAAAGGTGGATGCGTGGTTCATCTTCACAGTCAAGGCGGAAAGGAAAAAATGATGCTCATAATATATACAAGCTGCCTTGGCAGTGGAAGTCTGCAGAGACGCTAGTTGCAAAAAGG AAAACTCTTCAACGCCCTCTAAGCAGCAGCATTAGTCTTGATCCTACCAGCTTCAGGCGTAACAGTTCAAAATTTGCTATGGCTGCAGCTGGCAGTCAAAGAGGTATTAATCGCTACTCATCTCTTAGAGTGAGCTTTCAAGAATCGAGACTGAAG AAATGTGTCTCAGCTGAGACTACAGTTTAA